The Geminocystis sp. NIES-3708 genomic sequence CAAACTCGTCGTTGGAATCCCAAAATGTCACCTTATATCTACACCGCTAGAAATGGTGTACATATCATTGACTTAGTGCAAACTGCACAGTTAATGGAAGAGGCTTATGCTTATGTTAAAAAAGCCGCAGAAAGTGGTAAAAAAGTACTTTTTGTTGGTACTAAACGTCAAGCAGCGGGGATTATAGCCCAAGAAGCTAGTCGTTGTGGTGCATTTTACATTAATCAACGTTGGTTAGGTGGTATGCTTACCAACTGGGAAACTATTAAATCCAGAGTAGCACGTCTTAAAGATTTAGAAGAATTAGAAGAAAGTGGTGCTTTAGACAGAAGACCAAAAAAAGAAGCTTCTGTTTTACGTCGTGAACTTGCTAAGTTACAAAAATATCTCGGCGGTATCAAAGATATGCGTCG encodes the following:
- the rpsB gene encoding 30S ribosomal protein S2, encoding MSVVSLKELLDSGVHFGHQTRRWNPKMSPYIYTARNGVHIIDLVQTAQLMEEAYAYVKKAAESGKKVLFVGTKRQAAGIIAQEASRCGAFYINQRWLGGMLTNWETIKSRVARLKDLEELEESGALDRRPKKEASVLRRELAKLQKYLGGIKDMRRVPDIVIIIDIRREHNAIKECQKLNLPVVSMLDTNCNPELVDFPIPANDDAIRSIKLIIGKLADAIYEGRYGKAVAEGRFDEFEESLASGEVDYDEDYDDEDDDENVDGGEEE